Proteins encoded within one genomic window of Alteribacter populi:
- the ysxE gene encoding spore coat protein YsxE: MTTKTFDHLGSVLFQYDLYPERMDTIGNVKKVYTPRGTFALKQTRMSKEQGDWFIHVMRRLDRIGFHYVVPIMQTKYGDFLVRRGDFAYYLMPWYQSHERFQHPISKEDVVVEEIAKLHGLTEKNQEYTEEVIQASFDTLQHRWERRKLEMERFADQIETQMYMSPFELTFITHFQRMVQMAEEAENHLSSWVDICKEKKGFRSVLCHGKLNRKHVLFDQYGSGYFLNFEKAVLDTPARELAILFRHYFQTQPWDETEGLHWLNLYERHFSLFDEERHLLLSYLAFPESVFHSVDLYVKEKQERSQLQLVTHLERRILSLNRIHRLMSGLFKEEPEQYS, encoded by the coding sequence TTGACAACAAAAACGTTTGATCATTTAGGGTCTGTCCTTTTCCAGTATGATCTTTATCCTGAGAGAATGGATACAATCGGAAATGTGAAAAAAGTTTATACACCTAGAGGAACGTTTGCTTTAAAACAAACACGAATGTCAAAAGAACAAGGCGACTGGTTTATCCATGTTATGCGCAGACTTGATCGGATTGGTTTTCATTATGTCGTACCTATCATGCAGACCAAGTATGGAGATTTCCTCGTTCGTCGTGGGGATTTTGCTTATTATTTGATGCCCTGGTACCAAAGTCATGAACGTTTCCAGCATCCTATTAGTAAAGAGGATGTCGTGGTTGAAGAGATAGCGAAACTTCATGGTTTAACTGAAAAAAATCAGGAATACACAGAAGAGGTCATCCAGGCTTCATTTGATACTTTGCAGCACAGGTGGGAACGAAGGAAGCTTGAAATGGAGCGATTTGCAGATCAAATTGAAACCCAGATGTATATGTCTCCATTTGAATTAACTTTTATAACCCACTTTCAACGGATGGTACAAATGGCTGAAGAGGCTGAAAATCACCTTTCTTCATGGGTGGACATATGCAAAGAAAAGAAAGGGTTTAGAAGTGTTCTTTGTCACGGTAAGTTGAACCGGAAGCATGTATTATTTGACCAGTATGGTTCAGGCTACTTTTTAAATTTCGAAAAAGCTGTCCTTGATACCCCTGCAAGGGAATTAGCAATTTTATTCAGGCATTATTTTCAAACCCAACCATGGGACGAAACAGAAGGGCTGCACTGGTTAAACCTTTATGAACGTCATTTTTCGTTATTTGATGAAGAACGTCATCTTTTACTTAGCTATCTAGCTTTTCCTGAAAGCGTCTTTCATTCAGTGGACTTATATGTAAAAGAAAAGCAGGAGCGATCGCAGCTTCAACTCGTTACTCACCTGGAAAGGCGGATTCTATCTTTGAATCGGATTCATCGTCTTATGAGTGGATTATTTAAAGAAGAACCTGAACAATATTCATAA
- the spoVID gene encoding stage VI sporulation protein D: MANEQASTLSFSIQEAVWLNRGQEIENVLSLSLDPDISIHEAEDHVTVKGNLVLTGEYRPGKEVDEAQQQRDASLSEQVSFRSIEEVRISDEGLGTIKHPFPIDVTIPRDRIHSLDDVYVNVDGFDYDLPGNGCIELQADVSITGMRGEFPSQSNTTEQKKEEAEEEEERSFHYESVRPALEEEPQPEMRNSDYLEEEEEHEEVHHEPVVNFSSSTEEENQENEPEFEEPETNHKEGMEQVRYVEETKMEVEDQYEEEESTEEEEHEGREENALYLTKMLARDNEEEFSRLRMCIIQPGESIETISERYDIPVSQLMRTNQLNEERVDEGQILYIPTRKTSQSSS; encoded by the coding sequence GTGGCCAATGAACAGGCGTCAACCTTATCATTTTCGATTCAAGAAGCGGTGTGGTTGAATCGAGGCCAGGAAATTGAAAATGTCCTGTCTTTATCTTTAGATCCTGACATCTCAATTCATGAAGCGGAAGATCATGTTACTGTAAAAGGAAACCTCGTGTTAACGGGAGAGTACCGTCCAGGAAAAGAAGTTGATGAAGCGCAACAACAAAGGGATGCGAGCTTATCTGAGCAAGTGTCTTTTAGATCTATTGAAGAAGTAAGGATATCTGATGAAGGCTTAGGAACAATCAAGCATCCGTTTCCTATTGATGTTACTATTCCTAGAGATCGGATTCACAGTTTAGATGACGTTTACGTAAATGTAGATGGGTTTGACTATGATTTGCCTGGTAATGGCTGTATTGAGCTTCAGGCGGATGTATCCATTACTGGTATGCGAGGGGAGTTCCCGAGCCAATCGAATACAACTGAGCAAAAAAAGGAAGAAGCAGAAGAGGAGGAGGAACGGTCCTTTCATTATGAATCGGTAAGGCCAGCATTGGAAGAAGAGCCGCAGCCTGAAATGCGAAACAGTGATTACTTGGAAGAAGAAGAGGAACACGAAGAAGTTCATCATGAGCCGGTTGTCAATTTTTCAAGTTCGACTGAGGAAGAAAATCAAGAAAACGAACCCGAATTTGAAGAGCCTGAAACAAATCATAAAGAAGGAATGGAACAAGTAAGGTACGTAGAAGAAACGAAAATGGAAGTAGAAGATCAATACGAGGAGGAAGAGAGTACTGAAGAAGAAGAACATGAGGGACGAGAAGAAAATGCTCTGTATTTAACAAAAATGCTTGCTCGTGATAATGAAGAAGAGTTTTCACGTTTGAGAATGTGTATTATTCAACCTGGAGAATCAATTGAAACCATTTCGGAACGCTATGATATCCCGGTAAGTCAGTTGATGAGAACGAACCAATTGAATGAAGAGAGAGTTGACGAGGGGCAAATATTATATATACCAACAAGAAAAACCTCCCAATCCTCTTCATAG
- the hemL gene encoding glutamate-1-semialdehyde 2,1-aminomutase — translation MKLDKSIAAFEKAKKVMPGGVNSPVRAFKSVKMDPVFMEKGQGSHIWDIDGNEYIDYVMSWGPLVLGHADERVVASLKEMTEKGTSFGAPSEIETKLADLVIDRVPSFEIVRMVNSGTEATMSALRLARGYTGRNKIVKFEGCYHGHGDSLLIKAGSGVATLGLPDSPGVPESVAKNTLTVPYNDMESLKYAFEEFGDDIAAVILEPVAGNMGVVPPKEGYLQGVREITESYGSLMIFDEVMTGFRVGYQCAQGELGVTPDLTCLGKVIGGGLPVGAYGGKKEIMEHVAPAGPIYQAGTLSGNPLAMTAGFETLDQLSEADYERFAQLGKRLEDGLTKAAEKYEIPCTINRAGSMVGFFFNDGPVTNYDEASSSDLEMFTQYFRHMLEEGISIAPSQFEGMFLSTKHTEEDIDRTIEAAEKAFAKIRQQ, via the coding sequence ATGAAACTAGATAAATCAATTGCAGCATTTGAAAAAGCGAAAAAAGTCATGCCTGGAGGTGTAAACAGCCCGGTACGTGCGTTTAAATCCGTGAAGATGGATCCAGTGTTTATGGAGAAGGGCCAAGGCTCACACATTTGGGATATTGATGGTAATGAATATATCGACTATGTCATGTCTTGGGGACCTCTCGTATTAGGACATGCGGATGAACGTGTCGTCGCATCCTTAAAAGAAATGACTGAAAAAGGGACAAGCTTTGGCGCACCAAGTGAAATTGAAACGAAATTAGCAGACCTAGTTATTGACCGTGTACCTTCTTTTGAAATTGTAAGAATGGTCAATTCCGGTACCGAAGCAACGATGAGTGCGCTGCGTCTTGCAAGAGGATACACAGGAAGAAATAAAATTGTAAAATTCGAAGGGTGTTATCACGGACACGGGGACTCCTTACTCATTAAGGCAGGCTCGGGTGTAGCAACGCTTGGTCTACCAGATAGCCCTGGCGTTCCGGAGTCAGTAGCGAAAAACACGCTCACTGTGCCATACAATGACATGGAGAGCCTAAAGTACGCGTTTGAAGAGTTTGGTGACGACATTGCAGCCGTTATTCTAGAGCCAGTTGCAGGAAATATGGGTGTTGTACCACCTAAGGAAGGTTATCTACAAGGAGTAAGAGAAATCACCGAGAGCTACGGGTCACTGATGATTTTTGATGAAGTCATGACTGGATTTCGAGTCGGCTATCAATGTGCTCAAGGTGAATTAGGTGTGACACCTGACTTAACGTGTCTAGGTAAAGTTATTGGTGGCGGCCTTCCTGTAGGAGCTTACGGGGGTAAAAAAGAAATAATGGAACACGTAGCACCAGCAGGTCCGATTTATCAAGCGGGGACACTATCAGGAAATCCGCTTGCGATGACAGCAGGTTTCGAAACGCTTGATCAGTTAAGTGAAGCGGATTATGAAAGGTTTGCCCAGCTAGGTAAGCGCTTGGAAGACGGCTTGACGAAGGCGGCAGAAAAGTATGAGATCCCTTGTACGATAAATCGAGCAGGATCAATGGTCGGCTTCTTCTTTAATGACGGGCCGGTTACAAACTATGATGAAGCATCATCCTCTGATTTGGAGATGTTCACGCAGTATTTCCGCCACATGCTTGAAGAAGGAATCTCCATTGCCCCTTCTCAATTTGAAGGAATGTTCCTGTCAACGAAGCACACAGAAGAAGACATAGACCGTACAATTGAAGCAGCAGAAAAAGCTTTTGCAAAGATTCGCCAACAATAA
- the hemB gene encoding porphobilinogen synthase → MNSLDFHRHRRLRRTSSIRNIVRETHIHTEDLIYPVFVIEGSDIKNEVPSMPGVYQWSLDRLNEEIDEVIALGIETIIVFGVPADKDDVGSSAYDKDGIVQRGIQQIKERYPETTVIADTCLCQFTDHGHCGVVHEGEIVNDDSLTLLAKTAVSQAEAGADIIAPSNMMDGFVAAIRQGLDEAGFHDIPIMSYAVKYASAFYGPFRDAAHSSPKSGDRKTYQMDPANRLEAIREAESDIEEGADFLIVKPALSYLDIIREVKERFPYPMVAYNVSGEYSMVKAAAENGWIDEKAVVMEKLLSMKRAGADLILTYHAKDVAKWLKGES, encoded by the coding sequence ATGAATTCATTAGATTTTCACCGTCACCGTCGATTGCGCCGTACTTCCAGCATTCGAAATATTGTAAGAGAAACGCACATTCATACAGAAGATTTAATTTATCCGGTTTTTGTAATAGAGGGATCGGATATTAAAAATGAAGTCCCATCTATGCCAGGGGTGTATCAATGGTCTCTTGATCGGTTAAATGAAGAGATCGATGAAGTGATTGCACTTGGCATTGAGACGATTATTGTGTTCGGAGTGCCAGCAGATAAGGATGACGTCGGTTCTTCCGCATATGATAAGGATGGCATAGTGCAACGTGGCATTCAGCAGATAAAAGAGCGGTACCCAGAAACAACGGTCATTGCTGATACTTGTTTGTGTCAATTTACAGACCACGGCCATTGTGGTGTTGTACATGAAGGGGAAATTGTTAATGATGATTCATTAACTTTATTGGCTAAAACAGCCGTTTCTCAAGCGGAAGCAGGTGCGGATATTATTGCGCCTTCCAACATGATGGATGGATTTGTTGCTGCGATCCGTCAAGGGTTAGACGAAGCAGGCTTTCATGATATTCCAATAATGAGTTATGCTGTTAAATATGCATCGGCTTTTTATGGTCCGTTTCGTGATGCAGCTCACAGCTCTCCGAAATCAGGAGACCGCAAAACGTACCAAATGGACCCTGCTAATCGTTTAGAAGCAATTCGGGAAGCAGAGTCTGATATCGAAGAAGGCGCTGACTTTTTAATTGTAAAACCTGCGCTTTCCTATCTCGATATTATCCGTGAAGTGAAAGAACGTTTTCCGTACCCGATGGTCGCATACAATGTGAGCGGCGAGTATTCGATGGTGAAAGCAGCTGCCGAAAACGGCTGGATTGATGAAAAAGCGGTCGTCATGGAAAAGCTGTTAAGTATGAAGCGAGCCGGAGCAGATCTTATTTTAACTTACCACGCAAAAGACGTAGCTAAGTGGTTAAAGGGTGAATCATAA
- a CDS encoding uroporphyrinogen-III synthase: protein MKRSEAFSLDGLRIANTRAKHQAKPFSRLIEKHGGVPVEVPLLEILPAESNSAFTKAFELEKLNTTDCVVFTSANAVLYTIRHLSDRQIRQLQQKKIACVGVKTKQLLEEQGLFPEIMPRRFDAEHLAEVLIDELDNGEKILFPRSSLARDVLESTLKESGFQVIAPIAYYTKLNTGQALELHRMIVEKEVDVVPFLSPSSVHAFFKPLSAQEKNELQDYNGFSVIGPITSAALESYQVEQWVIPEEYTTEALLFKVYQKRLGGY, encoded by the coding sequence ATGAAACGATCAGAGGCTTTTTCATTAGACGGGTTACGGATCGCAAACACGAGGGCCAAGCATCAAGCGAAGCCCTTTTCCCGTCTGATTGAAAAGCATGGCGGTGTTCCTGTTGAGGTTCCCTTGCTTGAGATCCTTCCTGCGGAGAGTAACTCTGCTTTTACAAAAGCTTTTGAACTAGAGAAACTAAACACTACGGATTGTGTTGTTTTTACAAGTGCCAATGCAGTCCTTTATACTATTCGGCATTTATCTGATCGTCAGATTCGACAACTGCAACAAAAAAAGATCGCTTGTGTAGGGGTAAAAACGAAACAACTTCTTGAGGAGCAAGGGCTTTTTCCTGAGATTATGCCACGCCGCTTTGATGCAGAACATTTAGCTGAAGTCTTAATTGATGAGCTTGATAACGGGGAGAAGATTTTATTTCCAAGAAGCAGTCTTGCCCGGGATGTCCTAGAGTCAACACTTAAGGAATCTGGATTTCAGGTTATTGCACCTATCGCGTATTACACCAAGCTTAATACAGGACAGGCATTGGAATTACATAGAATGATTGTGGAAAAAGAAGTCGATGTCGTCCCCTTTTTAAGTCCATCATCAGTACACGCGTTTTTTAAACCACTATCAGCTCAGGAGAAAAATGAGTTACAAGATTATAATGGTTTTAGCGTGATTGGGCCAATTACGAGCGCCGCCCTCGAGTCGTATCAAGTAGAGCAATGGGTCATCCCAGAAGAGTATACGACAGAGGCCCTTCTATTTAAGGTATATCAAAAAAGATTAGGAGGATATTAG
- the hemC gene encoding hydroxymethylbilane synthase, whose translation MRKIVLGSRRSNLALTQTKWVIQELEKLNLPFEFEIKEIVTKGDKILDVTLSKVGGKGLFVKEIQKAMFDKEIDMSVHSMKDLPAGETDGLTIASVPKRVDPRDAFISNSNKTLKDLPAGSIVGTSSLRRSAQVLAERPDLEIQWIRGNIDTRLRKLTEEKFDAIILAAAGLERVGRSEEIVTEFLDPEISLPAVGQGALGIECRADDDELIELLSKINDDVTSKTVAAERAFLHTVEGGCQVPIAGYATLTDEGRVSLTALIASPDGKQIFKRTEVGDDPVALGNRVAEFLLNEGAKEVLDKVKQELDL comes from the coding sequence ATGCGAAAAATAGTTCTCGGTTCAAGAAGAAGTAACTTAGCACTTACACAAACGAAATGGGTAATTCAAGAACTTGAAAAGCTAAATTTACCTTTTGAGTTTGAGATAAAAGAAATTGTGACAAAGGGAGATAAGATTTTGGATGTGACTCTGTCAAAAGTCGGTGGCAAAGGGTTATTCGTAAAAGAAATCCAAAAAGCGATGTTTGATAAAGAAATCGATATGTCTGTTCACAGTATGAAAGACTTACCTGCTGGAGAAACCGATGGGTTAACTATCGCTTCTGTTCCTAAACGAGTTGATCCTCGTGATGCCTTTATTTCGAACAGCAATAAAACGTTAAAGGACCTTCCAGCGGGCTCTATTGTTGGAACAAGTAGTTTGCGCCGTAGTGCTCAAGTTCTTGCAGAACGGCCAGACTTAGAAATTCAGTGGATTCGCGGCAATATTGATACGCGTCTGAGAAAACTAACGGAAGAAAAGTTTGACGCGATTATTTTAGCCGCTGCTGGACTCGAGCGGGTAGGCCGTTCAGAAGAGATTGTCACGGAATTTTTAGACCCTGAAATATCGTTGCCAGCTGTCGGTCAAGGAGCTCTAGGTATTGAATGTCGTGCAGATGATGACGAACTTATTGAACTGTTATCCAAGATTAACGATGATGTAACTTCAAAAACCGTAGCTGCAGAGCGGGCATTTCTTCATACTGTTGAAGGTGGGTGTCAGGTACCAATTGCAGGGTATGCGACTTTAACAGATGAAGGAAGAGTGTCATTAACAGCGCTCATTGCTTCTCCTGATGGAAAACAGATTTTCAAGCGTACAGAAGTTGGCGATGACCCAGTAGCTCTTGGAAACCGTGTGGCAGAGTTTTTATTGAATGAAGGAGCAAAAGAGGTCTTGGACAAAGTTAAACAGGAGCTCGATCTTTAA
- a CDS encoding cytochrome C assembly family protein, with amino-acid sequence MLLNTLYMLIIVLYLLSVLGYFIDFIQNNQKVNRIAFWLLSIVWLLQFVFFILRMLEFNRLPLMTIFEGLFLYAWILVSFSLVINRLFRMDFLIFFVNIVGFIIMTISVFTPSGDVSEQLRSLLILELLAIHVSVILISYGAFTLSFAFSFMYMLQHHMLKEKQWGKRMFRIGDLAKLEKFSYIFTLVGFPLMVVGLILGVVWAWIEFGTVPWNDLKVMSSFVVIIVYGVYLFQFVVKKKRGYGLALFNIAAFLVLLVNYFLSSSFSEFHLWY; translated from the coding sequence ATGCTGTTAAACACGCTTTATATGTTGATCATCGTATTGTATTTATTAAGTGTCCTAGGTTATTTCATTGATTTCATTCAAAACAACCAGAAGGTGAATCGCATTGCCTTCTGGTTGCTTTCTATTGTCTGGTTGCTTCAGTTTGTTTTTTTCATATTAAGAATGCTGGAGTTTAATCGATTGCCCTTAATGACCATATTTGAAGGGCTCTTTCTATATGCGTGGATACTGGTAAGCTTTTCCTTAGTCATTAATCGCCTGTTCCGAATGGATTTTCTTATCTTTTTTGTCAATATCGTCGGCTTTATCATCATGACAATTAGCGTTTTTACCCCCTCAGGCGATGTTTCAGAACAGCTTAGAAGTTTATTGATTTTGGAGCTATTGGCCATACATGTTTCTGTTATCTTAATTTCATACGGGGCGTTTACACTTTCTTTTGCCTTTTCATTTATGTATATGCTTCAGCACCATATGTTAAAAGAAAAGCAATGGGGAAAACGAATGTTTCGAATTGGCGACTTAGCCAAGCTTGAGAAGTTTTCTTACATTTTCACACTCGTCGGGTTTCCGTTAATGGTAGTCGGGTTAATTTTAGGCGTTGTATGGGCGTGGATTGAATTCGGGACGGTTCCTTGGAATGACTTAAAAGTGATGTCGAGCTTTGTTGTCATCATCGTTTATGGAGTGTACCTTTTTCAATTTGTGGTCAAAAAGAAACGGGGGTACGGTTTGGCGCTATTTAATATTGCAGCCTTTTTAGTTCTGCTCGTAAATTACTTTTTGTCCAGCTCTTTTTCAGAGTTTCACTTGTGGTATTAA
- the hemA gene encoding glutamyl-tRNA reductase produces MHILVVSLNYKTTPVEIREKFTFQDDLQGALDKLRGSKSMLECVIVSTCNRTEIYAVVDQLHTGRYYTKAFLSEWFDMPKEEFTPYLQIREDDSAVEHLYRVTCGLDSMVVGETQILGQIRNSFSTAQQQGTTGTIFNHLFKEAVTLAKRAHSETSIGENAVSVSYAAVELGKKIFGGFQQKDVLVLGAGKMSELTAKHLDASGVNDITVMNRTKEKAADLATKFNGISRSMDEMDEALCSADILISSTGSSDYVLTKDSMLNMVKNRNGRPLFLVDIAVPRDIDPAIGDLENVYLYDIDDLQGIVAANLEVRQKEAEKIELMIEEGLIAFSYWLDTLGVVPVISAIRTKALSIQADTMESLERKLTDLTEREKKVIRKHMKSVINQILRDPITAVKELPEEDDAAESLALVTKLFGVEKELEESDQPQFDIYINKAEREWNLQKRKAELTREPTKAFVRS; encoded by the coding sequence ATGCACATCCTTGTCGTCAGTTTGAATTATAAAACAACTCCAGTAGAAATTCGAGAAAAATTTACGTTCCAAGATGATCTTCAAGGGGCTTTGGATAAACTCAGAGGCTCTAAAAGTATGTTGGAATGTGTGATTGTTTCTACTTGTAACCGTACTGAAATTTATGCGGTGGTGGACCAGCTCCATACCGGCCGTTATTATACAAAGGCATTTCTATCTGAGTGGTTTGATATGCCAAAAGAAGAGTTCACACCATACCTTCAAATCCGTGAAGATGATAGTGCTGTTGAGCACCTTTATCGTGTGACGTGTGGATTGGATTCTATGGTTGTCGGAGAGACTCAGATTCTTGGGCAAATCCGCAATAGTTTTTCCACAGCGCAACAACAGGGAACAACAGGTACGATTTTTAATCACTTATTTAAAGAAGCTGTTACGTTAGCCAAGAGAGCTCATTCTGAGACAAGCATTGGTGAAAATGCCGTGTCAGTAAGCTACGCCGCTGTAGAGTTAGGTAAAAAGATTTTCGGTGGTTTCCAACAAAAAGATGTTTTAGTTTTGGGTGCTGGGAAGATGAGTGAACTTACAGCGAAACACCTTGATGCGAGCGGTGTCAATGATATTACAGTCATGAACCGTACGAAAGAAAAAGCAGCAGATCTCGCGACAAAGTTTAATGGGATCTCTCGTTCTATGGATGAAATGGATGAAGCTCTTTGTTCCGCAGACATCCTTATCAGTTCCACTGGATCTTCAGATTACGTACTTACTAAGGATTCAATGCTGAATATGGTGAAGAATCGTAACGGACGGCCGCTCTTTTTAGTGGACATTGCGGTTCCGAGAGATATTGACCCGGCAATTGGAGACTTAGAAAATGTCTACCTCTATGACATTGATGATTTGCAAGGGATTGTTGCTGCTAACTTGGAAGTACGCCAAAAAGAAGCGGAAAAAATTGAGCTAATGATTGAAGAAGGCTTAATTGCTTTTAGCTATTGGCTAGACACACTAGGTGTTGTTCCGGTCATCTCAGCTATCCGAACGAAGGCACTATCAATACAAGCAGACACGATGGAGAGCTTAGAGCGTAAACTGACAGATTTGACAGAGCGCGAGAAAAAAGTCATCAGAAAACATATGAAAAGCGTTATTAACCAAATTCTAAGAGATCCTATAACTGCAGTAAAAGAATTACCTGAAGAAGATGATGCCGCAGAATCACTGGCTCTTGTAACGAAACTATTTGGTGTTGAAAAAGAACTTGAAGAAAGTGATCAGCCTCAATTTGATATTTACATTAACAAAGCAGAAAGGGAATGGAATCTTCAAAAGAGAAAAGCTGAACTCACTCGTGAACCAACCAAGGCTTTTGTCCGCTCTTAG
- a CDS encoding LiaI-LiaF-like domain-containing protein, translating into MKRNNLIPGLVLIAIGFYFFAKQMDWNIPFAQVVFAWPSILVVIGLMFCFQAFSNKDESQTFSGVTLLGFGLHFHAVHTFSLWSHHWGYFTFILGVAFLAKYSVRKAEGLLPGIVLLAISILSLFYQGVFDWIRESLGIFQQYWPLIFIVIGIYLLFFKKK; encoded by the coding sequence ATGAAAAGAAATAATCTCATTCCCGGACTAGTTCTCATTGCAATCGGCTTTTATTTTTTCGCTAAACAAATGGACTGGAATATTCCATTTGCACAAGTTGTATTTGCTTGGCCTTCGATTTTAGTCGTAATTGGTTTGATGTTTTGCTTTCAGGCTTTCTCCAATAAAGACGAAAGTCAAACCTTTAGTGGCGTCACACTATTAGGTTTCGGCCTCCATTTTCACGCCGTTCATACGTTCTCACTTTGGTCCCACCATTGGGGTTACTTTACATTCATCCTCGGAGTCGCGTTTCTTGCCAAATATAGTGTTCGAAAAGCCGAGGGATTGCTTCCTGGGATTGTGTTACTTGCCATCTCGATATTGTCTCTCTTTTATCAAGGTGTATTTGACTGGATTAGAGAATCACTCGGTATCTTCCAGCAATACTGGCCTTTGATTTTTATCGTTATTGGAATTTACTTATTATTTTTCAAAAAAAAATAA
- a CDS encoding amino acid ABC transporter ATP-binding protein — MTEMIRVEKLNKSFGDLHVLKDVDLEVNENEVVCLIGASGSGKSTLLRCLNFLEVKDNGKIIFEGEQIETKTHNINEVRQKVGMVFQHFNLFPHKTVLENVIEAPIMVKKTAKNQATDEGKQLLDKVGLGDKYDVYPGKLSGGQKQRVAIARALAMKPDIMLFDEPTSALDPELVGEVLETMKALAKEGMTMIVVTHEMGFAKEVADYTVYMHDGRIVETGESVELFENPKEKRTQEFLSKVL; from the coding sequence ATGACTGAAATGATACGTGTAGAAAAATTAAATAAATCCTTTGGAGATCTTCACGTCTTGAAGGATGTTGATCTAGAAGTAAATGAAAACGAAGTAGTCTGTTTAATCGGAGCAAGTGGATCTGGTAAAAGTACCCTACTTCGCTGTTTGAATTTCTTAGAAGTAAAGGATAACGGAAAGATTATCTTTGAAGGTGAACAAATTGAAACAAAGACGCATAACATCAACGAAGTACGTCAAAAAGTGGGAATGGTGTTCCAACATTTTAATTTATTTCCTCATAAGACAGTGCTTGAAAACGTTATTGAAGCCCCAATTATGGTGAAAAAAACAGCAAAGAATCAAGCCACTGATGAAGGAAAACAGCTTTTGGACAAAGTGGGACTTGGAGATAAGTACGATGTGTATCCAGGTAAGCTTTCAGGCGGGCAAAAACAGCGTGTTGCGATTGCTCGTGCGTTAGCGATGAAGCCCGACATCATGCTTTTTGATGAACCTACATCTGCTCTTGACCCTGAACTCGTGGGTGAAGTGCTAGAAACAATGAAAGCGCTGGCGAAAGAGGGGATGACGATGATTGTCGTTACTCATGAGATGGGGTTTGCGAAAGAAGTAGCGGATTATACGGTTTATATGCATGATGGAAGAATCGTTGAAACAGGCGAGTCAGTAGAGTTGTTTGAAAATCCAAAAGAAAAGCGTACACAGGAATTTTTAAGTAAAGTCCTGTAA
- a CDS encoding amino acid ABC transporter permease, translating into MILGNVFNLETFFSELIRTSPLFLEAAGVTLRITIAAILIGMVIGVFVALVKLSGIPGMRTLSDIYITIIRGTPLIVQIFVLYFGFSNVIQLSSFWAASLALAIHNSAYIAEIFRGAIQSIDKGQMEAGRSLGMTQALTMRRIIMPQALRRAVPPLGNQFIIALKDSSLAAFVAIPELFRLAQGVAAGTLNYMETYVIVALYYLILVLILTWVVNRLEHRLSASDR; encoded by the coding sequence GTGATCCTAGGAAATGTATTTAACTTAGAGACATTTTTTTCAGAATTAATTCGTACCTCGCCATTGTTTCTAGAAGCAGCAGGGGTGACCTTGCGTATAACGATTGCTGCGATTTTAATCGGTATGGTTATCGGGGTCTTCGTTGCTTTAGTTAAGCTCTCAGGAATTCCTGGGATGAGAACTTTGTCTGATATATACATTACAATTATCCGAGGTACCCCGTTAATTGTGCAGATTTTTGTTTTGTACTTCGGATTTTCAAATGTCATTCAATTGTCTTCTTTCTGGGCTGCATCTTTAGCCCTTGCTATTCACAATTCAGCTTATATTGCCGAAATATTTCGAGGGGCTATCCAATCGATTGATAAGGGACAGATGGAAGCGGGGCGTTCGTTAGGAATGACACAAGCGCTTACAATGAGAAGAATCATTATGCCGCAAGCGTTAAGACGGGCAGTTCCCCCGCTCGGAAACCAATTTATTATTGCTTTAAAAGATTCATCTTTGGCTGCATTTGTTGCCATACCAGAACTTTTCAGGCTCGCTCAGGGGGTTGCTGCTGGGACGTTAAATTATATGGAAACTTATGTCATCGTAGCCTTGTACTATTTAATCCTTGTCTTGATTTTAACTTGGGTTGTCAACAGATTAGAACACCGCTTGTCCGCGAGTGATCGGTAG